The Raphanus sativus cultivar WK10039 chromosome 2, ASM80110v3, whole genome shotgun sequence DNA segment TGTTCAGTGTGCTTTGGAGTATACTACTCTCAGGAGTGTCACTCAAGCTACGGAGGTCTGGTATGATCCAGATCCGTTGAGTACTATAATTGAAGAGGATTATGAGTTTGTGAGGTCCTACTATGAAATGCCTGATGAAAAAGTTTCTCCGGATAAAATATCTCCTTGGCTACTTCGTATAGAGCTGAACCGCGAGATGATGGTCGATAAGAAACTGAGTATGGCGGATATTGCTGAGAAGATCAACCTTGAGTTTGATAATGATCTGACTTGCATTTTCAATGATGACAATTCTGAAAAACTGATCCTTCGGATTCGCCTTATGAACGATGAGGGAGGAGCAGCGCAAGATGAATCTGAAGATGATGTGTTCCTTAAAAAGATTGAGAGCAACATGCTGACAGAAATGGCGCTCAGGGGGATTCCAGACATCAACAAGGTTTTCATTAAACAGGTTAGGAAAAGCAAGTTCGATGAGGAGGAAGGGTTCAAGACATCTGAAGAGTGGATGTTAGATACGGAAGGTGTTAATCTGTTGGCTGTGATGTGCCACGAAGATGTGGATCCAAAGAGGACAACAAGCAATCACTTGATTGAAATAATGGAAGTTCTTGGTATTGAGGCGGTTCGTCGCGCTCTGTTGGATGAGCTTCGAGTAGTGATATCCTTTGATGGCTCCTATGTGAATTACCGCCATCTTGCCATCTTGTGTGATACAATGACCTATCGGGGTCATCTGATGGCGATCACTCGACATGGAATCAATAGAAACGACACTGGCCCTTTGATGAGGTGTTCGTTTGAAGAGACAGTGGATATTCTACTGGATGCTGCAGCTTATGCTGAGACAGACTGCTTGCGTGGTGTGACCGAGAATATAATGCTCGGCCAGCTTGCACCAATTGGAACAGGAGATTGTGAGCTGTATTTGAACGATGAGATGATGAAGAATGCAATTGAACTTCAGCTCCCTAGCTATATGGATGGCATGGAGTTTGGAATGGCTCCTGCTCGCTCACCAATTTCAAGCACTCCTTATCATGAAAGCATGATGATGACACCAAACTACCTCTTGTCTCCAGATGTGCGATTGTCGCCAACTTCAGATGCACAGTTCTCTCCATTTGTTAGTGGAATGGCCTTTTCACCTTCTTCATCCCCAGGTTATAGCCCAGCATCCCTGGGACGCAGTCCTACCTCTCCCTACTACAGTCCCACTTCCCCCATCTACAGTCCTGCTTCCCCCATCTACAGGTCCACCTACAGTCCCACTTCACCCATCTACAGTCCCACTTCGCCAATCTACAGGTCCACCTATAGTCCCACTTCGCCCTACTACAATCCTACTTCGCCCATCTACAGTCCCACTTCCCCCATCTACAGGCCCACCTACAGTCCCACTTCGCCCTACTACAGTCCTAGTTCTCCTGACTATAGCCCAACAAGTCCTGCTTCTTCTCCATCAAGTCCTTCCTATTCTCCCACTTCCCCTAGCTATAGTCGGACATCCAGGAGTTACAGTCCGACATCACCGGCTTACAGCCTAACTTCACCTGCTTACAGCCCTACTTCCCCTGCATACAGCCCGACCTCTCCATCTTACAGTCCTACTTCACCATCTTACAGTCCAACATCGCCTTCTTACAGCCCCACTTCTCCCTCCTACAGTCCCACTTCACCCGCATACAGCCCTACATCTCCTGGCTACAGTCCAACATCACCTAGTTACGGGCCTACGTCTCCAAGCTACAACCCTCAGACTGCTAAATATAGCCCATCATTGGCTTACTCTCCTAGCAATGCAAGACTATCACCAGCTAGCCCCTATAGTCCTACATCTCCAAACTACAGGTGAGTAGTAGTAAACCGTTCTTTAGTGATTCCACTTCTGTAAACTTTTTCTAATTCTTTGTCGTTTCACAATTTGTTAACTCTTTTGAATTTTACTCTGCAGTCCTACATCACCATCGTACTCACCAACATCTCCATCGTATTCACCTTCAAGTCCAACACACTGTCCCAGCAGGTTCGAATTTAATACACTTTAATCTTGTTGTATGCATCGATCTTATTTAAAAATGCTCACCAAGACACCAACTATTGTCTTTTGGCATTTGGATTGTTTAAAAAAGGTGTAACcggtttgttgttgttgtcgaaCGTGTCTCAGCCCATACAGCTCAGGAGCTAGCCCTGACTACAGCCCAAGCGCAGGCTACTCACCAACACTTCCTGGCTATTCAACGTCATCCACCGGTCAGTATACACCACACGAAGGTGATAAAAACGACAAGACTGGAAAAGATGCCAGCAAGTATGGTAAAAGCAACCCTTGAAATGGAGAGAAGAGACATTATAATTTTTAGGTAACTCTAAATCTCTTTGAACCATTGTCTCTAAAACTCATATTAGATCACAATCCGAGCCACATGTTATTTCGTATGACCAGCAGGGCATGTTgagaaaaaggaagaaagagTTTCAAAAGCATCTCCAGAGTGGATATCTTTATGACACTGTTTTCCTAATATCCTCTTTTTCATGATTTGTTCTAAACGTACGCCTAAAGCTATCTAACATCGccctaaaaagaaaacaaatatatcataAACTTTGGGCTCCTCGTCTGGTTGTTGAGTACTTCTTGCTTGTTCGATTTCAGAAAGTAAAAACATGTGCAACGGTTCTGTTCGTTCGTAATAATATTCCATGAAAGGATTCTTGATGTTACTGTTGCTTCGTTGAGTTGATTTGAATCGGACAATACTTTGTTCCGACAAGAGTATTTGATTGGCATGTGCCCCACTTTGAACCTTAAAACAACTGAATTTTTCAATgcgaaataaaaaagaagaaatccGGAATATCAAAAACTGTATACGCAGAttctatatttgttttattcGAACTTGCGATCAGTTATTGGTTTCTTTATTGGATTCACCACTTACCTAATCTTGTAGAGTTATTGTGGTTAACTATGGTTATAAACTTTGAAGAATAGTTTAATGGTTGTGGTGGACACATCTGTTGTGTTTGAGTCACCCTTTTCCCATTATTAAATTACACTTAAGAGGAATGTAGAAAGATCTTGGCACAACATTCTAAAACCAAAGTCGTCACCGATGGATCTTCTGAACTAATTAAGAACTAATTAAGCTAAGCGCTAAACCTCTCTCTCTAACCAATTAAAAGAAGCGAAAATGCAGAACGTGTGcaacaactctctctctcagatcTACACGGAATCAAACAACTCCCGTCACGTCGTGAGTCCACGTGtgccttcttcttcctccatccCTTTCCTTCTTCTCCCTCAAATCATTAATCAcctaaaaataacaaatactattttatttatagtaattaatcaaaaaaaggaaaaaaaaaattcaaattcatcTATCCGTTTccgcagcagcaacaacaaacCGAGCCCTGTTCGTTAAGGGCTCTAGGTTTATTGTTAGCCATGGCGGAGAAAGTATCCGACGACGTGATGCTTCTCCACGGCGACCTCGATTTGAAAATCGTCCAGGCGAGGAGGTTACCTAACATGGACCTCTTCTCCGATCGCATGCGCCGCTGCTTCACCGCCTGCAACTCATGCACCAAACCACCACCAGACGACGAAGATCCCAGAGGCAGAGACGGCGGTGGCGGCGACAGAAACATCCGCGGACACCGCAAGGTCATCACCAGCGATCCCTACGTAACCGTCGTCGTCCCTCAGGCCACTCTCGCTCGCACGCGCGTCCTGAAGAACTCGCAGGATCCCCTCTGGGACGAGCACTTCAACATCTCCGTCGCGCATCCCCTCTCCCACCTCGAGTTCCAGGTCAAGGACGACGACGTCTTCGGCGCGCAGGTCATCGGCTCCGCGAAGATCCCCGTACACCAGATCGCCTCGGGGCAGCGCATCTCCGGCTGGTTCCCCGTCCTCGGCGCGTCGGGGAAACCGCCGAAGAAGGAAACCGCTCTCTACATCGACATGAAATTCACTCCGTTCCATCAGATCGAGACCTACCGGAGCGGGATCGCCGGAGATCCGGATCGGAAAGGCGTGAAACGGACTTACTTCCCCGTGAGAAAGGGGAGCAAGGTGAGGCTTTACCAAGACGCGCACGTGATCGACGGAACGTTGCCTGAGGTTGGATTGGATAACGGCAAGGTTTATAAGCACGGGAAGTGCTGGGAAGATATTTGTTACGCCGTCTCCGAGGCTCACCATATGATTTATATAGTTGGATGGTCTGTCTTCCACAAGGTGAAGCTTGTTAGGGAGCCTACGAGGAAGTTACCGAGAGGTGGTGATTTGACGCTTGGGGAGTTGCTGAAGTACAAATCGGAAGAAGGTGTTCGAGTTTTGCTGCTTGTGTGGGATGATAAGACTTCTCATGATAAATTCGGGATTAGCACGGTGAgtgtggtttcttttttttacaagCAATGTTAGGCTAAAtatgatttatgattttaataggctatggctttttttttgtgttgcaGCCTGGAGTTATGGGAACGCATGATGAAGAGACTAGGAAGTTTTTTAAACATTCTTCTGTGATATGTGTGTTGTCACCTCGCTATGCTAGTAGTAAGCTTGGGTTGTTCAAACAACAGGCAAGTCCTAGCTCTTCAATATATGTGTTCATGACCTTGACTCTAATAAGTGTTGCCATCTTATCAACGTGTTGTGGCATAGATATTAACTTTCCGTGGACTTTCCTTTAATCTCTATCTCAGGTTTGATTCTTTGTTTATTCCCCAGGTTGTAGGCACTCTCTTCACGCACCATCAAAAGTGTGTTCTTGTTGATACTCAGGCTGTTGGTAATAATCGCAAGATCACAGCTTTTATTGGAGGTATTGATCTTTGTGATGGCCGCTACGACACACCTGACCACCGGATATTAAATGATCTTGACACTGTGTTCAAGGATGATTTTCACAATCCTACGTTTCCGGTGAGTATATGATTTAACTCGCTGGTTGTTTTTAAGCTTAGAATTCCGTGCTTACTCCTGAGTTGGGTTATTTTTCTACTTTACTTCCTTAGGCTGCTACCAAGGCTCCAAGACAACCGTGGCACGATTTGCACTGTAGGCTAGATGGCCCTGCGGCATATGATGTTCTCATAAACTTTGAGCAGCGTTGGAGAAAAGCGACAAGATGGAAGGAGTTCAGCTTGCGTTTAAAGGGAAAAACTCACTGGCAAGATGATGCTTTGATCCGGATTGGACGTATATCATGGATTCTAAGTCCAGTGTTTAAGTATCTGAAGGATGGTACCTCAATTGTTCCAGAGGACGATCCAGTTGTTTATGTTTCTAAAGAAGATGATCCTGAGAATTGGCATGCTCAGGTATTTTTACAAATGTCTTCCAAACAATACTTCTCATGTAATGAACTATTGTGACGATTTGATTCAACCATGCGGTGTCTTTGACTTCAAGGTATTCCGTTCTATCGACTCAGGATCCGTGAAAGGATTTCCAAAATATGAAGACGAGGCTGAGGCACAAGTTAGTAGATCAACTTGCTTGCTATTATTATTACTAATGTTCCTTGACAATACACTAGTTATTGTCTCCACATTTGTGTACTGAGTTTTGAAAATTGCTTATTGACTGCAGAATCTGGAATGTTCCAAGCGTCTTGTAGTAGATAAAAGCATCCAGACAGCATACATACAAACAATCAGATCTGCTCAGCATTTCATATATATCGAGAATCAGTATTTCCTTGGTTCTTCTTATGCATGGCCTAATTATAAAGATGCAGGTACGTCTTGATCTTTGAGGACAATTCTCAGACTTGGAACTAAAATGCTCACTTTGCATAAGCTATAGTCTAGACCTGTTCTCAACTGAGTGTTTTGTATGCCCGGCACTAGTTTCACCTGACTGTTATCTGGGATGGATTCTCCTTCTGTGTAAAGGAAAATGAAGGAACCTTTTTCGGCTTTAAATTTTCTGATCTTCTGTATTTCTTGAATCAGGAGCTGACAATCTTATACCTATGGAGTTGGCATTAAAGATTGTTAGTAAAATCAGAGCTAAAGAAAGATTTGCTGTATATGTAGTCATACCATTGTGGCCTGAAGGCGACCCAAAGTCTGGACCTGTGCAAGAAATTCTATATTGGCAGGTAAGACTTTTCATCTGAGTGTAAGGTTTGTACAGAtacaaaaatagatttttctCTTTTCAAGAAAAACTAACATTTCTGCTATAAAATTGTCTTCGTTTCCAGAGCCAAACTATGCAGATGATGTATGATGTTATAACGCGAGAATTAAAAGCGGTGCAGTCAGATGCTCATCCTCTCGATTACCTCAACTTTTATTGCCTTGGTAAACGAGAGCAACTTCCAGAGAATATGCCAGCCACAAATGGCAGTGCGGTATAATATTCATTACCGAGAACTGCTTCATTTCATAGAGTAGAGGAAATCATATACACTTTTCAGGAGTAATCAGTTGAACAAATTACTTACGGTCTTTTTAACGGCGTTTTCAGGTATCGGATTCGTATAAGTTCCGGCGTTTTATGATCTACGTGCACGCGAAGGGGATGATAGTAGATGATGAGTATGTACTCATGGGATCTGCTAATATCAACCAAAGATCAATGGCCGGCACGAAAGATACAGAAATAGCAATGGGTGCATATCAACCCCATCATACATGGACCAACAAGGGAAGACACCCACGTGGCCAGGTTTGC contains these protein-coding regions:
- the LOC108843401 gene encoding phospholipase D delta — protein: MAEKVSDDVMLLHGDLDLKIVQARRLPNMDLFSDRMRRCFTACNSCTKPPPDDEDPRGRDGGGGDRNIRGHRKVITSDPYVTVVVPQATLARTRVLKNSQDPLWDEHFNISVAHPLSHLEFQVKDDDVFGAQVIGSAKIPVHQIASGQRISGWFPVLGASGKPPKKETALYIDMKFTPFHQIETYRSGIAGDPDRKGVKRTYFPVRKGSKVRLYQDAHVIDGTLPEVGLDNGKVYKHGKCWEDICYAVSEAHHMIYIVGWSVFHKVKLVREPTRKLPRGGDLTLGELLKYKSEEGVRVLLLVWDDKTSHDKFGISTPGVMGTHDEETRKFFKHSSVICVLSPRYASSKLGLFKQQVVGTLFTHHQKCVLVDTQAVGNNRKITAFIGGIDLCDGRYDTPDHRILNDLDTVFKDDFHNPTFPAATKAPRQPWHDLHCRLDGPAAYDVLINFEQRWRKATRWKEFSLRLKGKTHWQDDALIRIGRISWILSPVFKYLKDGTSIVPEDDPVVYVSKEDDPENWHAQVFRSIDSGSVKGFPKYEDEAEAQNLECSKRLVVDKSIQTAYIQTIRSAQHFIYIENQYFLGSSYAWPNYKDAGADNLIPMELALKIVSKIRAKERFAVYVVIPLWPEGDPKSGPVQEILYWQSQTMQMMYDVITRELKAVQSDAHPLDYLNFYCLGKREQLPENMPATNGSAVSDSYKFRRFMIYVHAKGMIVDDEYVLMGSANINQRSMAGTKDTEIAMGAYQPHHTWTNKGRHPRGQVYGYRMSLWAEHLGKTGDEFVEPSDLECVKNVNEIAEGNWKKFINSEFSELQGHLIKYPLQVDREGKVSSLPDYDSFPDVGGKIIGAHSMALPDTLTT